In the genome of Mercurialis annua linkage group LG8, ddMerAnnu1.2, whole genome shotgun sequence, the window TGGTGAAATCTTGGCACTCTCAGTTCCAATCATGCAGTTTTGCATGCTACTGCTCATAACCTGTATCTCAACATCACTTTCCAcattactactactactaccATTTTTGTCCCCCCTCGTATCACTTCCCTCACCTTCTTTCGACTTATCTGAGAAATTCAGTTTTCgattaatttcttttatcaaCCCCTCTTCCCTTTCTCTGTCAATTTTTTGGCTTTTTTTGATATGTTGGATTGGGGATGCACGCATCCCATCTCCGTATTGATAGTTCTCTCTGTCTGGAGACTCCTGCCCTCCCTCGCAATCTTGGTCTAGGTGCCCCAATTTTCCACAAATATAGCAAAAGTTCCCTAGTCTCTCATATTTGAACTCTAGCCACCTAGGGTTATTCTTTCCATCCCTTACCATAGCACCTCTACTTAAAGGTTTTGTGATGTCAACATCCACACGAACCCTTAAATATCTACACCATCCACCCAACCTGTCCTCATCAACCTCACATACCACTCCCGCCCTTTTCCCTGCCACCATCGCCAATTCTTTAGTCATTCTTCCAATTGGCACATTCAGGATTCGAATCCAGAACTTTACCGTGTCAAAAACAGTCTCATTAGGGGCAGCATTAATATCCATTTCCTTTAACAGTAACAAATGATTATCAAAGGACCATGGACTTCCTCGAATGACCCTTTCCTTGTCCCTTAACGAGTAGAATTGGAAAACAAACGTGTTGTCCGGCCATGGTTTTAGTCCAAACCCCTTATTCAGTTTCCAAATTGAGTTAAAGGTTCTTCTTATCGCCTCAACATTAATGGTTTTACTGGTGAAAAGTTTTCCGTTCAGACTAAAAAGGGTTTTTACTTCGTCCACTTTTTCCACCACAtcatctaaaacaatttcttcTGCTTTCTCCTCCGTTAAAGCCAACTCTTTCCCCTTTGCATTGAAGTAACATCCCGCCTTCCATCGTTATAAACAAACGACTAACAAAACTAGAGAGCCTAGACAGAAAACACTTGAACGAATCAAGACGAACGAACCTACAAGACCCTAGTTTTTCAGAGAAAACCTAGTGCAGAGAGGAGACtttcttttcaattatatatgttttttccaTCTTTACCAGTTAGATTGTTTCTTCCAGTgcaataaaattttcaaattataaattatgctAATTGCTGCAATCTAAATATCCATAATATGAAATTCATCTAAATATATAAGAAACTATGCcaaatcattaaaatatatcccacccttttatttattttttgcttatgtctcaaatttttaaaattttaaattttactttatttcccaattttttcaattgtatccataatttaaattgaagttattttcattctgaaaaatatttaaatatgtccTTCATATTTAGCACGTAGTCTAAATAAgttcttatttattaaaaaaacactaaaaaattgAGACTATGTGTCAATATGAATGACATATATGTTTgattctttttcaaatgaaaaaactccaatatgaaaaataaatacaattgaaactgaaaattaaaaaatgtaatatATTTGGCGATTTTGAAGATTAgggatacaaataaaaaaaagtaaaactttAGAGTATTTTTAGATGATTATGTCAAAAAAAAACCAATAGAACTTAAGAATTTTGACAAATCATGAAAGACAAGATAGAGTCTCTTCTTAAAAAGTCGTAGATTTAAATCATTTCGAAACtcgataaaatataaaaactttaTTACTTATTTAGTCTTTGTATAAATATTCGATCGTCCGATCAAAAGGTCTTTTTTGTACGCTAATTATTAGATTTGCTATTATGTTTCTTAGTTAACAACAATTGAGTACGCACACTCAAATTTTGTTCAAGAAAacttttaaatcataaatagTTATATAGGAATTATATAAACAACAATGTATATTAAGggttaaataaacaaaaaacaaaagtaCAAGAGCctcaatataagccaaagttTTATTCATATAAACTTTGTTACAAATCACACCTTAACAAGCTGGCATAATTAAACCACACATACCATCTCCAGAACTACATAAGATGATCATAATGAACATAGAACACAAAGATTATAGAGGGAAACAGACTTAGATTTAAGATCACTCATGATAAATTGTGAGGTCAGCTGATTGACTGTCATTGTGAGGTCAGGTGATCACTCTGCTTTGAGACCAATATCATTGTGGTAAATTGAAATATCGAGATCATTTACTGATTCCTCTGCTTTGAGATCGATATCATTGTGGTATATTGAAATATCGAGATCATTTACTGATTCCTCTGCTTTGAGACCGATATCATTGTGGTATATTGAAATATCGAGATCATTTACTGATTCCTCTGCTTTGAGACCGATATCATTGTGGTATATTGAAATATCGAGATCATTTACTGATTCCTCTGCTTTGAGACCGATATCATTGTGGTATATTGAAATATCGAGATCATTTACTGATTTCTCTGCTTTGAGACCGATATCATTGTGGTATATCGAAATATCGAGATCGTTTACTGATTTCTCTGCTTTGAGACCGATATCATTGTGGTATATCGAAATATCAAGATCGTTTACTGATTTCTCTGCTTTGAGACCGATATCATTGTGGTATATCGAAATATCAAGATCGTTTACTGATTTCTCTGCTTTGAGACCGATATCATTGTGGTATATTGAAATATCAAGATCATTTAGTGACTTCTTTGCTTTAAGACAGACATTATCATGATCATTACACGGTATGTCGTCGTCGTGGTAAATCGTAAGGTCAAGTCTCGGTTCAACATTACTTTTAGTTGTCCGAAAATGATGAGCTTGAAGTTGTTGCTTGGATTGATCCTTCATTACTTCTTTCCAATATTCTCCTACATCCTTTCTCCCATCGATACTCATTGAAAACTGTAAAAGCAAAACAGAGAACTTAAATGGACATATATGGTCGTGTTAAGATTCAGATTCACTACTTACACAAAATAAAGTTTcaacaattttatttaattaaagaaaatggTGGAAGTTAATACTCCAATAGTTATCATGTTTCATATTAGCTCGACTAGCAAGAATTGCATGCTTACCAATAGAAGCAAAAAGAAAGGGGCCAAAGCAAGCAAAGACTTCATCTTCTTTTTTATTAGCAACAAGAAAAATAGTATTGATTTGTGTGTAGTGGTGATATGAAGACCTTCCTATGA includes:
- the LOC126659846 gene encoding uncharacterized protein LOC126659846; this encodes MKSLLALAPFFLLLLFSMSIDGRKDVGEYWKEVMKDQSKQQLQAHHFRTTKSNVEPRLDLTIYHDDDIPCNDHDNVCLKAKKSLNDLDISIYHNDIGLKAEKSVNDLDISIYHNDIGLKAEKSVNDLDISIYHNDIGLKAEKSVNDLDISIYHNDIGLKAEKSVNDLDISIYHNDIGLKAEESVNDLDISIYHNDIGLKAEESVNDLDISIYHNDIGLKAEESVNDLDISIYHNDIDLKAEESVNDLDISIYHNDIGLKAE